The proteins below are encoded in one region of Roseofilum casamattae BLCC-M143:
- a CDS encoding ferredoxin:protochlorophyllide reductase (ATP-dependent) subunit N, giving the protein MTVAQPNTPSTQTSNAPSALNFDCETGNYHTFCPISCVAWLYQKIEDSFFLVIGTKTCGYFLQNAMGVMIFAEPRYAMAELEEGDISAKLNDYEELKRLCVQIKRDRNPSVIVFIGTCTTEIIKMDLEGLAPKLEAEIGIPIVVARANGLDYAFTQGEDTVLAAMAARCPKEVGKPEEKEERNAIQRLLTFGKKKEEVAQEESEYVDHPPLVLFGSVPDPVVTQLTLELKRQGIKVSGWLPAKRYTELPVLEEGYYVSGVNPFLSRTATTLMRRRKCKLIGAPFPIGPDGTRAWIEKICSVFNIEPKGLDEREQQIWESVEDYLQLVRGKSVFFMGDNLLEISQARFLIRCGMIVQEIGIPYMDKRYQGAELALLEKTCQEMGAPLPNIVEKPDNYNQIQRIYDLKPDLVITGMAHANPMEARGITTKWSVEFTFAQIHGFTNTRDILELVTRPLRRNNNLKDLGWEKLVKEEATV; this is encoded by the coding sequence ATGACTGTTGCACAACCGAACACCCCCTCGACTCAAACCTCGAATGCTCCCAGCGCTCTCAATTTTGATTGCGAAACGGGCAATTATCATACATTTTGTCCTATTAGTTGCGTTGCTTGGCTGTACCAGAAAATTGAAGATAGCTTCTTTCTGGTGATTGGAACCAAAACTTGTGGTTATTTCTTGCAAAATGCCATGGGAGTGATGATTTTTGCCGAACCTCGCTATGCTATGGCGGAGTTAGAAGAAGGGGATATTTCGGCGAAACTGAATGATTATGAGGAGTTGAAACGGTTGTGCGTACAGATTAAGCGCGATCGCAATCCTTCGGTAATTGTTTTTATCGGCACTTGTACCACCGAAATCATCAAAATGGATTTGGAAGGTCTGGCGCCGAAACTGGAAGCAGAAATCGGCATTCCCATCGTCGTGGCGCGCGCTAATGGCTTGGATTATGCCTTTACCCAAGGTGAAGATACCGTCCTCGCTGCCATGGCCGCTCGCTGTCCGAAAGAAGTCGGAAAACCGGAAGAAAAAGAAGAGCGCAACGCCATTCAACGCTTGTTGACCTTTGGTAAGAAAAAGGAAGAAGTCGCGCAAGAAGAATCGGAATATGTAGACCATCCGCCTCTGGTTCTCTTTGGTTCCGTTCCCGACCCCGTCGTCACGCAATTAACTCTGGAGTTAAAGCGCCAAGGCATCAAAGTTTCCGGATGGTTACCGGCGAAACGCTATACAGAATTGCCGGTATTGGAAGAAGGCTATTATGTATCTGGAGTGAACCCATTTCTCTCCCGCACGGCAACCACTTTAATGCGGCGGCGCAAGTGCAAATTAATTGGCGCCCCCTTCCCCATCGGACCGGATGGCACGCGAGCTTGGATTGAGAAGATTTGTTCCGTATTTAATATCGAACCGAAAGGATTAGACGAACGGGAACAACAAATCTGGGAAAGCGTGGAAGATTACCTGCAATTGGTGCGCGGAAAATCCGTTTTCTTTATGGGAGATAACTTACTGGAAATTTCGCAAGCGCGGTTCCTGATTCGCTGCGGGATGATTGTCCAGGAAATTGGTATTCCTTACATGGATAAGCGCTACCAAGGTGCTGAGTTAGCCCTTCTGGAAAAAACTTGCCAAGAAATGGGCGCGCCACTGCCGAATATTGTGGAAAAACCGGATAACTACAATCAAATCCAACGCATTTACGACCTCAAACCGGATTTGGTCATCACCGGAATGGCTCATGCCAATCCCATGGAAGCGCGAGGAATTACCACCAAGTGGTCGGTTGAGTTTACCTTCGCCCAAATCCACGGCTTTACCAACACCCGCGATATCCTAGAATTAGTCACCCGTCCCCTGCGCCGGAATAATAATTTGAAGGATCTCGGTTGGGAGAAATTGGTGAAAGAAGAAGCAACGGTTTAA